Genomic window (Streptomyces sp. RerS4):
AGGTCGACGGCGTTCTTCTGCGCGGAGGAGCCGGAGGCGAGGAGCTTGCCCTTGGCGCCGTCGCACTTGATGTCGCCGGGCGCCGAGGCCTTCGGCGTGCTGCCGTCGGCAGCGGGCTTCGTGTTGTCGTCCGAGCCGCACGCCGTGAGGACCAGGGCGCCGGACACGACGAGGGCCCCGAGGGCGGAGGCACGAAGCCGGTTCTTGCGCTGAAGCTTCACTTTCGGGTGTTCCTTCCGAGGAGCCGCCGGCCGCTTTCTGTGTCGGGGCGGCGTGCGAAGAGGACTACGGGTCGCGTGGTGCGGGCGCCGCGGTTTCGCTCTGGTGCGGTGTCGCGGTGTCGCGGGTGGCTCGCTTCCTGCGCTACCGAAATTAGGCAGAACAGGTGAAGCGGTCGACGGTGGTCGGTTAACGGATGGTGAACCGTGGCGGGCGGGCCGGTGTGGATGGGGGGGTTTGTACCCGGACGTAATCGGACGTTATTCGCCCGTTACCCCACCGTGACCTTCGCCTCGCCGGCGGTGGGGTGGGGACGGGGGTGGCTTGAAGTTGACGGTTCCATCGTGGCCCGGAGGGTGGGTGGGCGCAGCCCGGGGCGTGGTGTGGGGGTGCCCCTGCGCGGGGCTTTCTCCCCGCCCCACCCTTGGGGGCTGGAATCGGGGGCGGGGAAGGGGGCGCCCCGGGCGTTGGGCGCGGACGGGCCGCCGCCGGGGGCGCCGGTGTGCCGGCGGGGCGGAAATCGGGGGCGGCGTACCTCGGGGTCAGACCGGGGTGGGGGTGGGGTGCCAGAGGGCGTGGAAGGTGTGGCGGGCGGCTTCCACTTCGTGGCGTTGGTCCGCGTGGAGGACGCCCAGGGCGTACGCGGTGGCGGGGGCGATGCGGGGGGTGCGGGCCGCCGTGGCCGAGGCGGCGGCGGCTTCGGAGGCGTCGCGGTGCCGGTCCAGGGCCAGGCCCGCTTCCGTCAGGCGGGTCACGTCCTCGCCGAGGGCCTCCCGCGCGTAGCGGTGGACGCGCAGCAGGCGGCGTACCTCGTGCCAGGCGGCGTCCTCGTGCGTGGCGTACGGGGTCGTGCCGTCGGCGGCGGGGAGGGCGGAGACGGCCGCGGCGAGCCGGGTCTCGGTGACGGCGGCCAGCGGGACGAGTACGTCGTCCACCCGGCCCCGCGCCGCGACCGGGTCCAGCGGCACCTCGGAGGCCAGCACGGCCACGGCGTCCGCCACCGCGTGGAAGCGGGCGGAGCCGAGCGCCTGGAGGGTCGCGGAGTGGGCCCGCGTACGGGCCAGCGTGAGCCGGCGCTCCAGCAGGGCCCCCGCCCGCGCGGAGCCCACCGTCAGCGCGCCGGAGGAGCCGGCGGGCCCGCCGCGCGGCGACGGCACCTCGGGGGAGCCCGAGAGGCGCTGCAGGGCCTCCATGAGCCGCACGAGCCGGGAGGCGTACGCGTGCTCGTCGGCCAGGGTCGACGAGAGCCAGACCAGTTCCGTGCGCAGCGAGTCGGCCCACGCCGACTCCGTCACCACCCGGAAGGTGCTGAGGGAGGCGGAGACGCGGCGC
Coding sequences:
- a CDS encoding CHAD domain-containing protein, giving the protein MAQPNHDPTAGDVLGVYLRSQATVFLRSLRLHEAGAVGGADTAESGEAARGLRGAARRVSASLSTFRVVTESAWADSLRTELVWLSSTLADEHAYASRLVRLMEALQRLSGSPEVPSPRGGPAGSSGALTVGSARAGALLERRLTLARTRAHSATLQALGSARFHAVADAVAVLASEVPLDPVAARGRVDDVLVPLAAVTETRLAAAVSALPAADGTTPYATHEDAAWHEVRRLLRVHRYAREALGEDVTRLTEAGLALDRHRDASEAAAASATAARTPRIAPATAYALGVLHADQRHEVEAARHTFHALWHPTPTPV